The nucleotide window TGGAATGACCGTGCGGCGCAGCGCTCGCACGAGTTATCCGACTACGGCGGGTTCTACACGCAGGAGCAGGTTCGCGGAATCGTGGCGTACGCGCAGGAACGCGGAATCACCATCGTGCCCGAGATCGAGATGCCCGGGCACAGCATGGCCGCATTGGCGACTTACCCGGAGCTGTCCTGCAGCGGCGGTCCGTTCACGGTGCCGACGGGGCAATACTGGCCGATCACGAATTTGCTGTGCGCGGGGAAGGAAACGGTATTTGATTTCCTCGACGATGTGCTGACTGAGGTTTGCGCTTTGTTCCCGGGGCCGTACGTTCACATCGGCGGAGACGAGGCCGACAAGCAAGTGTGGGAAAGTTGTCCACGATGTCAGCAGCGGATTGAGGATGAGGGCTTGCGAAACGAGGCGGAATTGCAGGGTTGGTTTATGGAACGAGTCGCGACGATTTTGAAGAGTCAGGGCAAGCGCGCGGTGGGCTGGGAAGAGCTGTTGGACGAGTGGGAACTTCCCGACGCCGTCGTGATGTCATGGAAAGGTCCGGAGGCAGGGATGGAAGCGGCCGGCGCGGGGCATGACGTGGTCATGTGTCCCTTGTCACACTGCTACTTTGATCACTATCAAGGTTCCCCGGAGCGCGAACCACTCGCCTTTGGGGGGTACACGCCGCTTGAGAAGGTCTTCGAGTTTGAACCAGTGCCGTCCGCGCTTGAGGGGGCGGCGGCCGCGCACATTCTCGGCGCGCAGGCGAACCTGTGGACCGAGTTCATACCGACAACTGAGCACGCCGAATACATGTTGTTGCCGCGCCTGGCGGCCTTCGCCGAAGTGGTATGGTCACCGGGCGGAAAGCGGGACTGGGCCGAGTTTGAGCAGCGGCTCCGGGTGATGCGACGCAGGTATCAGGCGGTTGGTTTGAAGTGCGCGGATGTCGGTGAACGAATTCCGTCGCTGGAACGAGTGGCGGCGGAAAACCTAAGCAACGGAGGTGTGGCATGAGTCACACGATGAAGATTGCCATCGGTCTGCTTGCGGTGCTGACGAGTACTCCGCTGTGGGCGGCCTGGCCCGGGGCGGCGGATACCAATCTGGTCATTTGCGATCGCACGGGAGAACAGGCGACGCCTAAGGTCATGGCGTTGAGTGACGGGGGCTGTTATGTCTGTTGGTATGACTGGGCCTCGGGGAATTGGGATGTGTATTTGCAGCGGCTTGGTGCGAATGGCGTTCCGCAGTGGGCGCACAACGGGATTTTGATCAGCCACCATCCGCAGGAGAGCTGGATCACGGACTTCGATCTGGCGGTGGATGATCAGGACTATGCGATCGTGGCGATCAACGACATTCGCGCGGGCGGCGACCGCGACATCTATGCGTATCGCGTCAGTCCGGCGGGCGAGCTGATCTGGGGTGCGGACGGACTTACCCTGTCGGACAACGGGGACTTCGAGCCGGATCCCCGGATTTGCGTCACCACGTCCGGCTCGATTGTGTTCGCATGGCAGCAGGCGGCGGACGCGGGGAACATGATCAATCTACGCCGCGTCACACCGAATGGTCAGGATGAGTGGAGCCCGGCGGTACGCACGCTGACCAGCGCCTACGGTGTTTCGATTCCGCGCGTTGTTTCCGATAGCGGTGACGGCGTGATCGTGCAGTACCTCGTGCATCGTGGTTC belongs to candidate division KSB1 bacterium and includes:
- a CDS encoding beta-N-acetylhexosaminidase, with the translated sequence MTRYPIIPRPASLQAQSGEFVLDRSTVLTVLSASLLRSSVIQRFADHVRQRSGFPFPVVQGSGWRAGSIGIELTANASLQREAYSLEIGEQAVQIRAGAEVGIQHALQTLLQLLPPEVFSTTAHGALKWTVPCAEIRDTPQFPWRGAQLDVSRHFFPAPFIERYLDIMAMHKLNMFHWHLTDDQGWRIEIRRRPELTQIGAWRASRTEHWNDRAAQRSHELSDYGGFYTQEQVRGIVAYAQERGITIVPEIEMPGHSMAALATYPELSCSGGPFTVPTGQYWPITNLLCAGKETVFDFLDDVLTEVCALFPGPYVHIGGDEADKQVWESCPRCQQRIEDEGLRNEAELQGWFMERVATILKSQGKRAVGWEELLDEWELPDAVVMSWKGPEAGMEAAGAGHDVVMCPLSHCYFDHYQGSPEREPLAFGGYTPLEKVFEFEPVPSALEGAAAAHILGAQANLWTEFIPTTEHAEYMLLPRLAAFAEVVWSPGGKRDWAEFEQRLRVMRRRYQAVGLKCADVGERIPSLERVAAENLSNGGVA